The Chlorocebus sabaeus isolate Y175 chromosome 18, mChlSab1.0.hap1, whole genome shotgun sequence genome window below encodes:
- the LOC119618487 gene encoding uncharacterized protein, which produces MEIQFNYEPQEHHLLSDGENKTKIGKPASEEGITAKIEPLTEESSSLRENVLQDCEGREFCEFGDKLNEKDQNVFKRRPHNCDKYGQSFVWSTSLFRHRRTHCEKPYECDKCEKAFSVSSALVLHQRIHTGEKPYSCNWCIKSFSRSSDLIKHQRVHTGEKPYKCDECGKAFSQSSDLIIHQRIHTGEKPYQCSHCSRSFSQRSDLVKHQRIHTGEKPYTCNQCNKHFSQSSDVIKHQRIHTGEKPYKCDVCGKAFSQSSDLILHQRIHTGEKPYPCNQCSKSFSQNSDLIKHRRIHTGEKPYKCNECGKAFNQSSVLILHQRIHTGEKPYPCDQCSKTFSRLSDLINHQRIHTGEKPYPCNQCNKMFSRRSDLVKHHRIHTGEKPYECDECGKTFSQSSNLILHQRIHTGEKPYPCSDCTKSFSRRSDLVKHQRIHTGEKPYACNQCDKTFSQSSDLTKHQRVHSGEKPYHCNSCKKAFSQSSDLILHQRIHTGEKSYPCTQCSKSFSQNSDLIKHQRIHTGEKPYKCSECRKAFSQCSALTVHQRIHTGEKPNPCDECGKSFSRRSDLINHQKIHTGEKPYKCEACGKAFSTCTDLIEHQKIHAGEKPYQCVQCRRSFSQLSELTIHEEVHCGEDS; this is translated from the coding sequence ATGGTGAGAACAAGACCAAGATTGGAAAGCCAGCTTCAGAGGAGGGAATTACAGCAAAAATCGAACCATTGACAGAAGAGTCTAGCAGTCTCAGAGAGAATGTTCTCCAGGATTGTGAAGGCAGAGAATTCTGTGAATTTGGggataaattaaatgaaaaagatcAGAACGTCTTTAAAAGGAGACCTCATAACTGTGACAAATATGGGCAAAGCTTTGTTTGGAGTACAAGCCTTTTTAGGCATCGAAGAACCCATTGtgagaaaccttatgaatgtgATAAGTGTGAAAAGGCCTTTAGTGTGAGCTCAGCCCTGGTTCtgcatcagagaattcatactggggaGAAACCCTATTCTTGTAATTGGTGTATTAAAAGTTTCAGTCGGAGCTCAGACCTTATTAAACACCAAAGAGTCCACACCGGTGAAAAACCTTATAAATGTGAtgagtgtgggaaagccttcagtcagAGCTCAGATCTTATTATACATCAGAGAATCCATACGGGAGAAAAACCCTATCAGTGCAGTCATTGTAGTAGAAGTTTTAGCCAGCGCTCAGATCTGGTTAAACATCAGAGAatccatactggagagaagccttataCTTGTAACCAGTGTAACAAACATTTTAGTCAGAGTTCTGATGTGATAAAACATCAAAGAATCCACACTGGGGAGAAACCATATAAATGTGATgtgtgtgggaaagccttcagtcagAGCTCAGATCTTATTCTGCATCAGAGAATCCACACTGGGGAGAAACCATATCCATGTAATCAGTGTAGCAAAAGTTTCAGTCAGAATTCAGACCTTATTAAACATCGAAGGatccacactggagagaaaccctataaatgtaatgaatgtgggaaagcttttaaTCAGAGCTCAGTCCTTATTTTACATCAGaggattcatactggagagaaaccctatccTTGTGATCAATGTAGCAAAACCTTCAGTAGGCTTTCAGATCTTATTAATCATCAacgaattcacactggagagaagccttaccCATGTAATCAGTGCAATAAAATGTTTAGTCGAAGATCGGATCTTGTTAAACATCACAGAATTCATACaggtgagaaaccctatgaatgtgatGAATGTGGGAAAACCTTTAGTCAGAGCTCCAACCTTATTCTTCATCAGAGaatccacactggagagaaaccttatccATGTAGTGATTGTACTAAAAGCTTTAGTCGCCGTTCAGATCTTGTTAAGCATCAAAGAAtacacactggagagaaaccatatgCATGTAATCAGTGTGATAAAACTTTTAGTCAAAGCTCAGACCTCACTAAACATCAGAGAGTACACTCTGGTGAAAAGCCTTATCATTGCAATAGTTGTAAGAAAGCCTTCAGTCAGAGTTCTGACCTTATTCttcatcagagaattcacactggagaaaaatcATATCCATGCACACAGTGCAGCAAAAGTTTCAGTCAGAACTCAGACCTCATTAAACACCAGAGAATCCACACTGGGGAAAAACCATATAAATGCAGTGAGTGCAGGAAGGCTTTCAGTCAGTGCTCAGCTCTTACCGTACACCAGAGAATCCACACTGGGGAGAAACCAAATCCATGTGATGAGTGTGGCAAAAGCTTTAGTCGGCGTTCTGATCTCATTAACCATCAAAAAATACACACTGGTGAAAAGCCGTATAAGTGTGAGgcatgtgggaaagcctttagcACATGCACAGATCTTATTGAACACCAGAAAATCCATGCTGGGGAGAAACCTTACCAGTGTGTTCAGTGCAGGAGAAGTTTTAGCCAACTCTCTGAACTTACTATTCATGAGGAAGTCCATTGTGGGGAAGACAGTTAA